AACCGTAAAGATAGTGATTTTTCGATGCGATGAAAATTTTAAAAATGATCATGTTTTATTTTGAAATAAGAGCTAGGTTTTTAAGGTTTTCCTTTTGGATGTAAGAAAAAAAAACAGCGCTAAAACTACCTTGTAAGGCATATGAGCGCTGCTGGGAAGTATAAACTTAATTCAAAATGTTGACTCTAGTGAATCGGTTCTGCTTGTTTAAGGCAAGCTAGCTGTTCTTTATTGTGCGCTCCAGCCGCCATCTAACACGAAACTAGTTCCTGTGATGGTTGTTGAGCTATCTTTTGCGAGCAATAGGGCCATATCTGCAATAGCCTCGAGGGGTACAAATTGTTTTACAGCTTGCTTTTTAAGCATTACTTTTTCCACAACCTCATCTTCTGTCATATGATGTGCTAGTGCCTGATCCTTTATTTGGCCCTCTACTAAGGGTGTTTTTACGTATCCTGGGCAAATAGCGTTGCAGGTAATATTAAAAGGGGCACCTTCTAAGGCTAGAACTTTGGTTAGGCCAATAACACCGTGCTTTGCGGCAACATAAGCCGACTTGAATTCTGAGGCTCTAAGGCCATGCACAGAAGACACGTTGATTATTCTGCCAAACTGCTGTTCTTTCATTTGTTTCCAGACGGCTTTAGAGGCATAGAAAACAGCATTCATATTGAGGGCAATTATAGCTTCATATTTCGAATTTGGAAACTCTTCAATAGGAGAGACAAACTGAATTCCTGCGTTATTTACTAAAACATGTAAGGTTCCAAAACTGCGAATAGTTTCTTGTACTAAATTTTCAACAGCAGTAGATTCTAGCAAATTGGCATTAGAAAAAGCCACTTTTACTTTGTATTTGTCCCCTACCTTTTTTGCTATGTCTAAGCCATTGGCTTCTAAACCGTGAAACATAATGTTATAGCCTTCTTTTGCAAATTGATGTGCAATTCCCAAACCTATACCACTTGTACTTCCTGTTATTAGGACTGTTTTATTCATCTGCTATAAATTTGTGAAGCACCAAGTTAAAGGCCTCTGGTTGGTCTATAACCACCCCATGTCTTGAGTTTTTGATGACTGCTAAACGCGCATTTTGCAATCTATCGACGTATTCTTCTTTAAAGGAAACAGGCGTGTAATCCATGTCTGAAGCCACCACGAGTGTTCTGGTGGTAATCTTATTTATCCGATTCCCTAAACCCCAATTCATTAAAGTGACAAAAGACTGGTAATAGGCATTGTAGTCGTTGTTTTTGCAACGTGTTTCAAATTCAGTTCTTAACTTTAGCTGATGATTTTCCGGAAACATATTAAAGGAAATCTCTTTGGCTAATGGTGCTAATCCTTGAGTTTCTAGAAACTCAGTTCTATTTTTTAACAAATCATCCCCAATTTTGCCCATATTGTTAAAATCTGGACCACTGTTTACAATGACTAAATTAGTAAGGTACTGAGGATATTTTGCAGCCAATTCAAAAGCGACAGCGCCCCCCATTGAAAAACCAACTACAGTTGCTGTTTTAATATTCAATTGGTCTAAAAATAACTTTACATCTTCGGCCATTAAATCTACCCCGTATGCTTCTAAGGGTTTTGTAGAGTCGCCGTGTCCTCTTAGGTCTAAGGTAATAACGCGATGTGTTTTAGAAAAGAAAGGGACTTGTGCGTCCCAATCTTTTTTAGTAGACCCTAAGCCGTGAAGCAATAGAAGTACGTCACCTTTTCCTATATCTTCATAATCAAGATCGATATCATTAACGTGTAATTTTAACATACTTTAGAAGCTTAGTTAACGTTTGATGCTTTTCTTTTAAAGAAGTTTGTTTTGTATTTTAATTCAAAAGAAACAAGGGGCGAAATCACTGGCGATGCAACAAATTCTCTTATTTCAGCATTAAACAAATTGGTGATACTAAGACCCAATGAAAGGCTTTCTGAAAAATTGTACCCTGCATTTGCATCTACGGTGAAACCTCCTAATTGCCCGTAGTTCCATGTTCTGCCAACCCTTGCATTTTCTACAATCTCATTAACACCATCTCCGTCTAAATCTTGCGTTTCGGCAGCTACATTGATACCCGAGAAAAAATCATATTTTTGAACGAATCTTCCGTACATAGCGCCATAAAATTTAGATTTTGCGTAGTGAAATCCTAAACTAAACTTGTTGTTTGGCGTGTTAATAGGCAATTCACTTTCTAAAACTTGTCCGTCTAAATTTCCGTCATTATTAAGGTCATTTTTATCCAAACTACGACCAAAATAAGAGTAGTTAAATACGGCTCTAAAATTATCATTAAAATAATAATTTAATCCAACATCAACGCCATAGGTATCAACGCTACCGAAGTTTAAGTAGCTCAAAACAAATGCGCCATTAGATCCGGGAACAAGCTCACCTATTGGAGTGTTTCCTACTAGTTCTACGGGGCTGCCCGCGGCAACATTAACTAAGGGACTAATAAAATTATCAGATTGGTTGTAGTAGGCATTGGTGTCGACAAACAATTTATCCGATAACTTACCCTTATAGCCTATTTCATAAGAATTAATTGTTTCAACCTGTAATCTTGGGATTACGGTACCATTGGCTAAGGTAAAACCCTCTCCATTCCCTAATACTAAACCTCCAAATAAGTTTCCTTTTAGATTTAAGATCGATGGCACTGCGATTCCCTTACCATAGGTAAGTCTAAAGGTTCCATCATTAATTTTTTTAGTTACTGCCAATTTTGGAATAAAGTTATTGCCATATAAATCATGGTTGTCAATTCGGCCTCCTAACAAAAATCCCCATCCAGAATCTTCTAGTTTGTACTCTAACTGGGTATAAACCCCGGTTTGACCGATATCAATTCCTCCTTGATCTAAAAGATAGGTGCCTTTCGAATCTGCCATGTCTAATTGATATTGTGCCCCTAACGTAAGGTAGAATTCATTCCAGCGATTATTATATTGTCCTTCAGCATTAAATCGTCTTGAATCATCTTTAAATAAAGCGCCACGTTGAAGCGCAATTCCTGTATCTGGCCCCGTTGGAAACCATTGTTCTGTGAAAGAACGTTCCCGAGCTTCTTCTTCAGAAAAGCCATTTTGAATAAAAGACACATAGTTTTGGGTTCTTTGGTTAATAGCGTAAGTATCTTCCGTATTACTCCAAGTATAGTAGGTATTGGCAAAAAAGTTTTTAGAGACAAATTTTAATTGAAGTTCGTCTATAGTCCAATCTTTAATTTGGTTTCGACCTGCATTGGTAATACCAATATTGCTATTAGTACTATGTCCATAATAGGCAGAAAGCTCTGATCCGGCCGTTGGTTTGAAAAAAATATTTGCACCGTATTTTTCAGCCTCAAAATCTCGATCTAAATCTAATTCCGT
The sequence above is drawn from the Cellulophaga sp. Hel_I_12 genome and encodes:
- a CDS encoding 3-hydroxybutyrate dehydrogenase: MNKTVLITGSTSGIGLGIAHQFAKEGYNIMFHGLEANGLDIAKKVGDKYKVKVAFSNANLLESTAVENLVQETIRSFGTLHVLVNNAGIQFVSPIEEFPNSKYEAIIALNMNAVFYASKAVWKQMKEQQFGRIINVSSVHGLRASEFKSAYVAAKHGVIGLTKVLALEGAPFNITCNAICPGYVKTPLVEGQIKDQALAHHMTEDEVVEKVMLKKQAVKQFVPLEAIADMALLLAKDSSTTITGTSFVLDGGWSAQ
- a CDS encoding alpha/beta fold hydrolase, whose amino-acid sequence is MLKLHVNDIDLDYEDIGKGDVLLLLHGLGSTKKDWDAQVPFFSKTHRVITLDLRGHGDSTKPLEAYGVDLMAEDVKLFLDQLNIKTATVVGFSMGGAVAFELAAKYPQYLTNLVIVNSGPDFNNMGKIGDDLLKNRTEFLETQGLAPLAKEISFNMFPENHQLKLRTEFETRCKNNDYNAYYQSFVTLMNWGLGNRINKITTRTLVVASDMDYTPVSFKEEYVDRLQNARLAVIKNSRHGVVIDQPEAFNLVLHKFIADE
- a CDS encoding TonB-dependent receptor; this encodes MKKLLLLLTLMGSFVASSQETGTIKGLITDSNGLPLSGATVSIKILMKGTTTNFDGLYTLENIEAGTYDVSVSYIGFAMANYSVLVTGGSTTTLNASLDESSSILDEIVLTANKQPQKITDVPATVNVISARDIEEFPSFNIGELAARQKGVDFVRSGVLGTGINIRGFNSAFNSKNLQVTDDRLSTLIATGLPMGSFSTVTKDDIARVEILLGPNGTLYGPNAHNGLVSTITKNPRQSEGTTFAIGAGNQNVVTARLRHAQVIDDKFSYKFHFERSQGTEFDYVDSVYVGTNSYTELDLDRDFEAEKYGANIFFKPTAGSELSAYYGHSTNSNIGITNAGRNQIKDWTIDELQLKFVSKNFFANTYYTWSNTEDTYAINQRTQNYVSFIQNGFSEEEARERSFTEQWFPTGPDTGIALQRGALFKDDSRRFNAEGQYNNRWNEFYLTLGAQYQLDMADSKGTYLLDQGGIDIGQTGVYTQLEYKLEDSGWGFLLGGRIDNHDLYGNNFIPKLAVTKKINDGTFRLTYGKGIAVPSILNLKGNLFGGLVLGNGEGFTLANGTVIPRLQVETINSYEIGYKGKLSDKLFVDTNAYYNQSDNFISPLVNVAAGSPVELVGNTPIGELVPGSNGAFVLSYLNFGSVDTYGVDVGLNYYFNDNFRAVFNYSYFGRSLDKNDLNNDGNLDGQVLESELPINTPNNKFSLGFHYAKSKFYGAMYGRFVQKYDFFSGINVAAETQDLDGDGVNEIVENARVGRTWNYGQLGGFTVDANAGYNFSESLSLGLSITNLFNAEIREFVASPVISPLVSFELKYKTNFFKRKASNVN